A part of Melittangium boletus DSM 14713 genomic DNA contains:
- a CDS encoding efflux RND transporter periplasmic adaptor subunit: MQATQRTPFFREEALRHHEGTHGDGEVLRLSPRWTRWTYWVLVSLAASALLFCLLGTLPEYASGPAVVRLEGRDDLTSQTPGIVAAVDVKAGQRVEAGQELVSFLTQEETATLERIQREFELQLVRVLQRPSDEAARQALTSLRAERELAQARQRARTLRAPRAGIVSALRVRPGQYVNPGESVVSVRGDHVHVSLVALLPGGYRPRLVPGRSLRVELNGFSHEYLTLTIDSVGEQILGPNEVRRYLGADSADAVALSGPMVLVRARIDSPTFTLGGKTFDYFDGMLARAETRVSTERILVTLIPGLKGALSHGN, encoded by the coding sequence ATGCAGGCCACGCAACGCACGCCGTTCTTCCGCGAGGAAGCCCTGCGCCATCACGAGGGCACGCACGGAGACGGAGAGGTCCTGCGCCTCTCGCCCAGGTGGACCCGGTGGACGTACTGGGTGCTGGTCTCCCTGGCCGCCTCCGCCCTCCTCTTCTGCCTGCTCGGAACCCTGCCCGAGTACGCCTCCGGGCCCGCCGTGGTGAGACTCGAGGGCCGCGACGATCTCACCTCCCAGACGCCGGGCATCGTCGCCGCCGTGGACGTGAAGGCCGGGCAGCGGGTGGAGGCCGGACAGGAGCTGGTGAGCTTCCTCACCCAGGAGGAGACGGCCACCCTGGAGCGGATCCAACGCGAGTTCGAGCTACAGCTCGTCCGGGTGCTGCAACGTCCCTCGGACGAGGCCGCGCGCCAGGCCCTCACGTCGCTGCGCGCGGAGCGGGAGCTGGCCCAGGCGCGCCAGCGGGCCCGGACGTTGAGGGCGCCACGGGCGGGGATCGTGAGCGCCCTGCGCGTGCGGCCCGGGCAGTACGTCAACCCGGGAGAGAGCGTGGTGTCGGTGCGGGGGGACCACGTCCACGTCTCCCTGGTGGCCTTGCTGCCCGGAGGCTATCGGCCAAGGCTCGTGCCAGGCCGGTCCCTGCGCGTGGAGCTGAATGGCTTCAGCCACGAGTACCTGACGCTCACCATCGACTCGGTGGGAGAGCAGATCCTCGGGCCCAACGAGGTGCGCCGCTACCTGGGTGCGGACAGCGCGGATGCCGTGGCACTCTCGGGTCCCATGGTGCTGGTGCGGGCGCGTATCGACTCGCCCACCTTCACGCTCGGGGGCAAGACGTTCGACTACTTCGACGGGATGCTGGCCCGGGCAGAGACGCGCGTGAGCACGGAGCGAATCCTCGTCACGCTCATCCCCGGCCTGAAGGGAGCCTTGAGCCATGGGAACTGA